Proteins found in one Bacillus subtilis subsp. subtilis str. 168 genomic segment:
- the lctE gene encoding L-lactate dehydrogenase (Evidence 1a: Function from experimental evidences in the studied strain; PubMedId: 10809684, 16207915, 19383131; Product type e: enzyme) gives MMNKHVNKVALIGAGFVGSSYAFALINQGITDELVVIDVNKEKAMGDVMDLNHGKAFAPQPVKTSYGTYEDCKDADIVCICAGANQKPGETRLELVEKNLKIFKGIVSEVMASGFDGIFLVATNPVDILTYATWKFSGLPKERVIGSGTTLDSARFRFMLSEYFGAAPQNVHAHIIGEHGDTELPVWSHANVGGVPVSELVEKNDAYKQEELDQIVDDVKNAAYHIIEKKGATYYGVAMSLARITKAILHNENSILTVSTYLDGQYGADDVYIGVPAVVNRGGIAGITELNLNEKEKEQFLHSAGVLKNILKPHFAEQKVN, from the coding sequence GGAAGCAGTTATGCATTTGCGTTAATTAACCAAGGAATCACAGATGAGCTTGTGGTCATTGATGTAAATAAAGAAAAAGCAATGGGCGATGTGATGGATTTAAACCACGGAAAGGCGTTTGCGCCACAACCGGTCAAAACATCTTACGGAACATATGAAGACTGCAAGGATGCTGATATTGTCTGCATTTGCGCCGGAGCAAACCAAAAACCTGGTGAGACACGCCTTGAATTAGTAGAAAAGAACTTGAAGATTTTCAAAGGCATCGTTAGTGAAGTCATGGCGAGCGGATTTGACGGCATTTTCTTAGTCGCGACAAATCCGGTTGATATCCTGACTTACGCAACATGGAAATTCAGCGGCCTGCCAAAAGAGCGGGTGATTGGAAGCGGCACAACACTTGATTCTGCGAGATTCCGTTTCATGCTGAGCGAATACTTTGGCGCAGCGCCTCAAAACGTACACGCGCATATTATCGGAGAGCACGGCGACACAGAGCTTCCTGTTTGGAGCCACGCGAATGTCGGCGGTGTGCCGGTCAGTGAACTCGTTGAGAAAAACGATGCGTACAAACAAGAGGAGCTGGACCAAATTGTAGATGATGTGAAAAACGCAGCTTACCATATCATTGAGAAAAAAGGCGCGACTTATTATGGGGTTGCGATGAGTCTTGCTCGCATTACAAAAGCCATTCTTCATAATGAAAACAGCATATTAACTGTCAGCACATATTTGGACGGGCAATACGGTGCAGATGACGTGTACATCGGTGTGCCGGCTGTCGTGAATCGCGGAGGGATCGCAGGTATCACTGAGCTGAACTTAAATGAGAAAGAAAAAGAACAGTTCCTTCACAGCGCCGGCGTCCTTAAAAACATTTTAAAACCTCATTTTGCAGAACAAAAAGTCAACTAA
- the lctP gene encoding L-lactate permease (Evidence 1a: Function from experimental evidences in the studied strain; PubMedId: 10809684, 15849754, 16428414, 16850406; Product type t: transporter) — MWEQLYDPFGNEYVSALVALTPILFFLLALTVLKMKGILAAFLTLAVSFFVSVWAFHMPVEKAISSVLLGIGSGLWPIGYIVLMAVWLYKIAVKTGKFTIIRSSIAGISPDQRLQLLLIGFCFNAFLEGAAGFGVPIAISAALLVELGFKPLKAAALCLIANAASGAFGAIGIPVITGAQIGDLSALELSRTLMWTLPMISFLIPFLLVFLLDRMKGIKQTWPALLVVSGGYTAVQTLTMAVLGPELANILAALFSMGGLALFLRKWQPKEIYREEGAGDAGEKKAYRAADIAKAWSPFYILTAAITIWSLPAFKALFQEGGLLYQSTLLFKMPFLHQQIMKMPPIAPSAMPLDAVFKVDLLSATGTAILAAVIVTGLFSKKFSSRDAFASLKETGKELWVPIMTICFVMGFANLANFAGLSSSIGLALAKTGDLFPFVSPVLGWIGVFITGSVVSNNALFGHLQVVTGAQIGAGSDLLLAANTAGGVMAKLVSPQSIAIAAAAVGQTGKESKLFKRTVAYSLILLLIICIWTFILARLGV; from the coding sequence ATGTGGGAGCAGTTGTATGATCCGTTTGGAAACGAGTATGTGAGCGCACTTGTGGCGCTCACTCCGATTCTCTTTTTTCTTTTGGCTTTAACTGTTTTGAAAATGAAAGGCATTCTTGCGGCATTTCTTACCCTAGCCGTCAGTTTCTTCGTCTCCGTTTGGGCATTTCATATGCCGGTTGAAAAAGCGATTTCTTCTGTTTTGTTAGGAATCGGGAGCGGGCTGTGGCCCATTGGCTACATCGTCCTGATGGCGGTGTGGCTGTATAAAATCGCCGTGAAAACCGGGAAATTTACCATTATTCGGTCCAGCATTGCCGGCATTTCGCCTGACCAACGATTACAGCTATTATTAATTGGTTTTTGTTTTAACGCGTTTTTAGAAGGCGCGGCCGGTTTTGGTGTTCCGATTGCGATTAGTGCGGCGCTGCTCGTCGAACTTGGTTTTAAACCGTTAAAAGCGGCGGCGCTCTGCTTGATTGCAAACGCTGCCTCCGGAGCCTTTGGGGCGATTGGGATTCCTGTCATCACAGGGGCGCAGATTGGTGATTTGTCTGCTCTTGAGCTGTCTCGGACATTAATGTGGACACTGCCGATGATCTCATTTTTAATACCATTCCTGCTTGTATTCTTATTAGACCGAATGAAAGGAATCAAACAGACATGGCCCGCTCTTCTGGTTGTGAGCGGTGGGTATACAGCGGTTCAGACACTGACAATGGCGGTGCTCGGGCCGGAATTAGCAAACATTTTGGCGGCCTTATTCAGCATGGGCGGGCTTGCCCTCTTCCTCCGCAAATGGCAGCCGAAAGAGATTTACCGCGAGGAAGGGGCCGGCGATGCTGGTGAGAAAAAGGCATACCGTGCCGCTGACATTGCGAAAGCGTGGTCTCCTTTCTACATTTTAACTGCGGCGATCACCATCTGGAGCCTTCCTGCCTTCAAAGCGCTTTTCCAAGAAGGCGGGCTGTTATATCAATCAACGCTCCTGTTCAAAATGCCTTTTCTGCATCAGCAAATTATGAAAATGCCGCCGATTGCGCCATCTGCCATGCCGTTAGATGCAGTCTTTAAAGTTGATCTGCTGTCAGCGACTGGTACAGCGATTTTAGCGGCGGTCATCGTGACAGGGCTGTTCAGCAAAAAGTTCTCCTCTCGGGATGCCTTTGCTTCCTTGAAGGAGACGGGAAAAGAGCTGTGGGTGCCGATTATGACGATCTGCTTCGTGATGGGGTTTGCCAATCTGGCCAACTTCGCAGGGCTCAGCTCTTCAATTGGGTTAGCATTGGCGAAAACAGGAGACCTGTTCCCGTTTGTCAGTCCTGTTCTCGGCTGGATTGGCGTGTTCATCACCGGTTCTGTTGTCAGCAATAATGCTTTGTTCGGCCATTTGCAGGTTGTCACGGGAGCGCAGATCGGTGCGGGTTCAGATTTGCTGTTAGCCGCAAATACGGCGGGCGGTGTCATGGCGAAACTTGTTTCTCCTCAATCTATCGCCATCGCTGCCGCAGCGGTCGGCCAAACAGGCAAGGAATCTAAACTGTTTAAAAGGACAGTGGCGTACAGCCTGATTCTGTTATTGATCATTTGTATATGGACGTTTATTCTTGCAAGATTAGGAGTGTAA
- the mdr gene encoding multidrug-efflux transporter (Evidence 1a: Function from experimental evidences in the studied strain; PubMedId: 9023234, 15489457, 15849754, 16850406, 21690368; Product type t : transporter), giving the protein MDTTTAKQASTKFVVLGLLLGILMSAMDNTIVATAMGNIVADLGSFDKFAWVTASYMVAVMAGMPIYGKLSDMYGRKRFFLFGLIFFLIGSALCGIAQTMNQLIIFRAIQGIGGGALLPIAFTIIFDLFPPEKRGKMSGMFGAVFGLSSVLGPLLGAIITDSISWHWVFYINVPIGALSLFFIIRYYKESLEHRKQKIDWGGAITLVVSIVCLMFALELGGKTYDWNSIQIIGLFIVFAVFFIAFFIVERKAEEPIISFWMFKNRLFATAQILAFLYGGTFIILAVFIPIFVQAVYGSSATSAGFILTPMMIGSVIGSMIGGIFQTKASFRNLMLISVIAFFIGMLLLSNMTPDTARVWLTVFMMISGFGVGFNFSLLPAASMNDLEPRFRGTANSTNSFLRSFGMTLGVTIFGTVQTNVFTNKLNDAFSGMKGSAGSGAAQNIGDPQEIFQAGTRSQIPDAILNRIIDAMSSSITYVFLLALIPIVLAAVTILFMGKARVKTTAEMTKKAN; this is encoded by the coding sequence ATGGACACAACAACAGCAAAACAGGCTTCCACCAAATTTGTGGTCCTCGGTCTCCTGCTGGGCATCTTGATGTCTGCAATGGACAATACGATTGTTGCCACCGCGATGGGCAATATCGTAGCCGATCTTGGAAGCTTCGATAAATTTGCCTGGGTGACGGCATCCTATATGGTGGCGGTTATGGCTGGCATGCCGATTTACGGCAAGCTTTCCGATATGTACGGCCGAAAACGTTTTTTCCTGTTTGGACTTATTTTTTTCTTAATCGGTTCTGCTTTATGCGGGATTGCCCAGACGATGAATCAGCTGATCATCTTCCGGGCCATTCAAGGGATCGGAGGCGGCGCGCTCCTGCCGATTGCCTTTACCATTATCTTTGATTTGTTTCCGCCGGAAAAACGCGGAAAAATGTCCGGCATGTTCGGTGCTGTATTTGGATTATCCAGTGTTCTTGGTCCGCTCTTAGGCGCGATCATTACAGATTCGATCAGCTGGCACTGGGTGTTTTACATCAATGTGCCGATCGGCGCATTGTCATTGTTTTTCATTATTCGCTACTACAAAGAATCTCTGGAGCACAGAAAGCAGAAAATAGACTGGGGCGGCGCGATTACCTTAGTCGTATCCATTGTATGCCTGATGTTCGCCCTTGAGCTTGGCGGCAAAACATACGATTGGAACTCCATTCAGATCATCGGGCTGTTTATTGTATTCGCCGTTTTCTTCATTGCCTTTTTTATTGTGGAGAGAAAAGCAGAAGAGCCGATTATTTCTTTCTGGATGTTTAAGAACCGCTTGTTTGCCACAGCACAGATTCTCGCTTTCCTGTATGGCGGAACATTTATTATTTTAGCGGTATTTATTCCGATTTTCGTTCAGGCGGTCTACGGCAGCTCGGCGACAAGCGCGGGCTTCATTCTGACGCCGATGATGATTGGATCAGTCATCGGAAGCATGATCGGCGGGATCTTCCAAACGAAGGCAAGCTTCCGCAATTTGATGCTGATATCTGTTATAGCTTTCTTTATCGGCATGCTGCTTCTTTCCAATATGACGCCTGACACAGCACGGGTATGGCTGACAGTCTTTATGATGATTTCAGGCTTTGGTGTAGGCTTTAACTTCTCCCTGCTGCCGGCGGCATCGATGAATGATCTTGAACCTCGCTTTCGGGGAACGGCAAACTCTACAAATTCATTTTTGCGATCATTTGGCATGACCTTAGGTGTCACCATTTTCGGAACGGTGCAAACAAACGTATTCACAAACAAGCTGAATGACGCCTTCAGCGGTATGAAAGGCTCAGCGGGATCAGGCGCTGCGCAAAATATTGGCGACCCGCAGGAGATATTCCAAGCGGGAACACGTTCCCAGATTCCTGATGCGATCCTGAATCGCATTATTGACGCGATGTCATCAAGTATCACGTATGTCTTTTTGCTCGCTTTGATTCCAATTGTCCTCGCGGCGGTTACCATTTTATTTATGGGAAAAGCCAGAGTGAAAACAACAGCCGAAATGACAAAGAAAGCAAATTAA
- the ycgE gene encoding putative transcriptional regulator (Evidence 3: Putative function from multiple computational evidences; Product type r: regulator), translating into MSTRNSRSELEKTAVQLFRKLGTRTVLFHQAAAQALGLFPTDLKSADILNEAGPMTAGELGKKTGLSTGSVTALVDRLEKAGYVAREKDPNDRRRVVIVPLTASKKHIKDLFRPLSESTMDLCREYTEEELELIFSFVGKAADIMEEELERLKQ; encoded by the coding sequence TTGTCAACAAGAAATTCCAGAAGTGAGTTGGAAAAGACTGCTGTTCAGCTTTTTCGAAAACTGGGCACAAGAACGGTTCTGTTTCATCAGGCAGCCGCTCAAGCTCTCGGTCTGTTTCCCACCGATTTGAAATCAGCTGACATTTTAAATGAAGCAGGGCCGATGACGGCCGGAGAGCTGGGGAAAAAAACCGGCCTCAGCACGGGTTCCGTCACGGCGCTTGTTGACCGGCTGGAAAAAGCGGGGTATGTGGCTCGTGAAAAGGACCCGAACGATCGCAGGAGAGTCGTAATCGTCCCTTTGACTGCTTCGAAAAAACATATAAAGGATTTGTTCCGTCCTCTGTCTGAGTCAACGATGGATTTGTGCCGCGAATATACGGAAGAGGAGCTGGAACTCATTTTCAGTTTTGTAGGCAAAGCTGCCGATATTATGGAGGAAGAGCTTGAACGTCTGAAACAGTAA
- the ycgF gene encoding putative aminoacid export permease (Evidence 3: Putative function from multiple computational evidences; PubMedId: 15849754, 16850406; Product type t: transporter) → MNIFLSYIVLGLSLSAPVGPVNAAQIDKGIKNGFWHAWIFGLGAMTADGLYMLFIYFGLSQFLTAPFVKTFLWLFGFFVLTYTGIETLKNVREPMDVRSSRGKPSYRKTFASGFLISLSNPLSILFWLGIYGSILAKTAEAYNMNQLLIYSSGIMIGILIWDFCMAITASTFRNLLHEKLLRGLTGIAGVSLLVFGFYFGYQGIKQLLG, encoded by the coding sequence GTGAACATTTTTTTGAGCTATATTGTGCTGGGACTGTCCTTGTCTGCGCCTGTGGGGCCAGTGAATGCGGCGCAAATAGACAAAGGAATTAAAAACGGTTTTTGGCATGCATGGATTTTCGGTTTAGGCGCCATGACAGCGGATGGGCTGTACATGCTTTTTATCTATTTCGGGCTGTCGCAGTTCTTGACCGCTCCATTTGTGAAAACGTTTTTGTGGCTGTTCGGCTTTTTTGTCCTGACCTATACCGGAATTGAAACGCTGAAAAACGTCAGAGAACCGATGGATGTGCGAAGCTCGCGGGGGAAACCGTCATACAGGAAAACATTCGCATCGGGTTTTCTCATTTCATTGTCAAACCCATTGAGCATCCTTTTTTGGCTTGGAATTTACGGAAGCATTCTTGCGAAAACAGCAGAGGCCTACAATATGAATCAGCTTCTAATCTATAGCTCCGGCATCATGATCGGCATTTTAATCTGGGATTTCTGCATGGCTATCACAGCCAGTACGTTCAGAAACCTGCTTCATGAAAAGCTATTGAGAGGATTGACCGGAATCGCCGGTGTATCCCTCCTTGTGTTTGGCTTTTACTTTGGTTATCAGGGCATCAAACAGTTATTGGGCTGA
- the ycgG gene encoding conserved protein of unknown function (similar to phage protein) (Evidence 4: Unknown function but conserved in other organisms): MVNGIYTKSFLERIQEELPEWQRIAFELLAETLGDDADTFPCIPGRQAFLTDQLRIAFAGDPRENRTAEELAPLLAEYGKISRDTGKYASLVVLFDTPEDLAEHYSIEAYEELFWRFLNRLSHQDEKEWPEDIPADPEHYKWEFCFDGEPYFILCATPGHEARRSRSFPFFMVTFQPRWVFDDLNGSTAFGRNMSRLIRSRLEAYDQAPIHPQLGWYGGKDNREWKQYFLRDDEKQVSKCPFSYLKNMFNKMK, encoded by the coding sequence ATGGTGAATGGGATTTACACCAAAAGTTTTCTGGAACGTATTCAGGAAGAGCTTCCTGAATGGCAAAGAATCGCTTTTGAGCTGCTGGCAGAAACTCTGGGGGACGACGCGGATACATTTCCGTGCATTCCCGGACGCCAGGCGTTTCTGACTGATCAGCTTCGGATTGCTTTTGCCGGAGATCCGCGGGAAAACCGCACAGCGGAGGAACTGGCTCCGTTGCTTGCGGAGTACGGCAAGATATCGCGGGACACGGGAAAATACGCATCCCTCGTTGTGTTGTTTGATACACCGGAAGATTTGGCGGAGCATTATTCGATTGAAGCGTATGAAGAGCTGTTTTGGCGCTTTTTAAATAGACTGAGTCATCAAGACGAAAAAGAATGGCCGGAAGACATTCCGGCCGATCCTGAGCATTATAAATGGGAGTTTTGTTTTGACGGCGAGCCGTATTTCATTCTGTGCGCTACACCGGGGCACGAGGCAAGAAGAAGCCGGAGCTTTCCTTTTTTTATGGTCACGTTTCAGCCAAGGTGGGTGTTTGATGACCTAAATGGATCAACTGCATTTGGCCGTAACATGAGCAGGCTGATCCGATCTCGTTTAGAGGCCTATGATCAGGCTCCGATTCACCCGCAATTAGGCTGGTACGGAGGAAAAGATAATCGTGAATGGAAGCAGTATTTCCTCCGTGATGACGAAAAACAGGTATCGAAGTGCCCGTTTTCTTATTTAAAGAACATGTTCAACAAAATGAAATAA
- the ycgH gene encoding putative amino acid transporter (Evidence 3: Putative function from multiple computational evidences; PubMedId: 15849754, 16850406; Product type t: transporter), protein MSQTKKDQPKGNLAWWQLSLIGVGCTIGTGFFLGSSIAIVKSGFSVLLSFLIAGIGTYFVFEQLAKLSAKQPEKGSFCAYARKAFGKWAGFSNGWVYWTSEMLITGSQLTAISLFTKHWFPQVPLWVFASIYAVLGLLIIFTGLSVFEKTENVLAVIKTAAIFMFIVIAILALCGILSGGNHGIHVPNKTSEFFPYGAMGLWTGLIYAFYAFGGIEVMGLMAVHLKKPEEASKSGKLMLATLAIIYIISIGLALLLVPLHTFTEQDSPFITSLKGYNLEIILDIFNGIFIIAGFSTLVASLFAVTTLLCTMADDGDAPKCFTLKEGKKICWPALGLTFAGLVLSIILSLVLPKNIYEHMTTAAGLMLLYTWLFILFSSKKLTDPEGMGKTQIYLAMVLIAAAVSGTLFEKSSRPGFFVSIGFLVIIAIVTMIYQKKQGHKDRPASP, encoded by the coding sequence ATGAGCCAAACAAAAAAAGACCAGCCAAAAGGGAATCTGGCTTGGTGGCAGCTGTCACTGATCGGAGTCGGCTGCACGATTGGAACAGGCTTCTTTCTCGGTTCCAGCATCGCAATTGTAAAAAGCGGTTTTTCCGTTCTCCTTTCATTTCTGATCGCAGGGATCGGTACGTATTTTGTCTTTGAACAGCTCGCCAAGCTATCGGCGAAGCAGCCGGAAAAGGGCTCGTTTTGTGCGTATGCCCGAAAAGCATTCGGCAAATGGGCAGGCTTCAGCAACGGCTGGGTGTACTGGACATCAGAAATGCTGATTACCGGAAGCCAGCTGACAGCCATTTCGCTCTTTACGAAGCATTGGTTTCCTCAAGTGCCGCTATGGGTGTTTGCCTCAATCTACGCAGTACTTGGGCTCCTTATTATTTTCACCGGCCTGTCCGTCTTTGAAAAAACAGAAAACGTGCTGGCAGTCATTAAAACAGCTGCTATTTTTATGTTTATTGTCATTGCCATCCTGGCTTTATGCGGTATCCTGTCCGGCGGAAATCATGGCATACATGTTCCAAATAAGACGAGTGAGTTTTTCCCATACGGCGCCATGGGGCTGTGGACAGGTTTAATCTACGCGTTTTACGCTTTTGGCGGAATTGAGGTCATGGGGCTGATGGCGGTTCACTTAAAAAAACCTGAGGAAGCGTCTAAATCAGGGAAACTGATGCTGGCGACGCTGGCGATTATTTATATCATTTCAATCGGGCTTGCTCTGCTTTTGGTTCCGTTACACACGTTTACTGAACAGGACAGTCCGTTCATTACGTCATTAAAAGGATATAACCTTGAGATCATCCTTGATATATTTAACGGGATTTTCATCATCGCAGGGTTCTCGACCCTTGTCGCTTCGCTATTTGCGGTTACGACATTGCTTTGTACAATGGCTGATGACGGCGACGCGCCGAAATGCTTTACTCTAAAGGAAGGCAAAAAAATATGCTGGCCGGCACTTGGGCTGACGTTTGCGGGGCTTGTCCTCTCCATTATTTTGTCGTTAGTGCTGCCTAAAAACATTTATGAGCATATGACAACAGCTGCGGGGCTTATGCTTTTATACACTTGGCTGTTTATCCTGTTCTCCAGCAAAAAGCTGACTGATCCCGAGGGCATGGGAAAAACGCAAATTTATTTAGCGATGGTTCTGATTGCTGCAGCTGTGTCCGGTACATTGTTTGAAAAATCAAGCCGGCCCGGTTTTTTCGTCAGCATAGGTTTTCTCGTGATTATCGCCATCGTTACCATGATCTATCAAAAAAAGCAGGGTCATAAAGATCGCCCTGCCAGTCCTTGA
- the ycgI gene encoding xenotiotic metabolite methyltransferase (Evidence 1b: Function from experimental evidences in the studied species; PubMedId: 16433904, 28898812; Product type e: enzyme): protein MTQQYIVEPKKGLGLKLKKGQILKVVDVEGQQVADFVAYHAKDFYEHLDQGATIDANHSIHVKVNDHLYSNLYKPMLTLIEDTVGKHDLLLPACRPDMNRLLYGKQKDEFQDTCYDNMNRALEQFGVPKPHMHYPFAIFMNTVLDEKGNLSVETPLSNAGDYVRLRAEMDLIVAFSSCPIEKGKCNGDSVTSIRVEVS, encoded by the coding sequence ATGACACAGCAATATATTGTGGAGCCGAAAAAAGGGCTTGGGCTGAAGCTGAAAAAGGGGCAGATTTTAAAGGTGGTTGATGTAGAAGGGCAGCAGGTGGCTGATTTTGTCGCATACCATGCCAAGGATTTTTATGAACACCTTGATCAGGGAGCGACGATAGACGCCAATCACTCCATTCATGTGAAGGTCAACGACCATCTCTACTCCAACCTGTATAAGCCGATGTTAACCCTGATTGAAGATACGGTCGGCAAGCATGATCTGCTGTTGCCCGCCTGCCGTCCTGATATGAACAGGCTCTTATATGGGAAGCAAAAGGATGAGTTTCAGGATACGTGCTATGACAATATGAACCGTGCGCTTGAGCAGTTTGGCGTACCGAAGCCCCACATGCATTACCCATTTGCGATTTTTATGAATACTGTCCTTGATGAGAAAGGGAATCTGTCTGTGGAAACGCCGCTTTCGAATGCCGGAGATTATGTAAGGCTCAGGGCGGAGATGGATTTAATTGTCGCGTTTTCTTCCTGCCCGATTGAAAAAGGGAAATGCAATGGCGACAGTGTGACATCCATACGGGTTGAAGTCAGCTGA
- the nadE gene encoding ammonium-dependent NAD+ synthetase (Evidence 1a: Function from experimental evidences in the studied strain; PubMedId: 7890752, 9271869, 12682299, 19204287; Product type e: enzyme) has product MSMQEKIMRELHVKPSIDPKQEIEDRVNFLKQYVKKTGAKGFVLGISGGQDSTLAGRLAQLAVESIREEGGDAQFIAVRLPHGTQQDEDDAQLALKFIKPDKSWKFDIKSTVSAFSDQYQQETGDQLTDFNKGNVKARTRMIAQYAIGGQEGLLVLGTDHAAEAVTGFFTKYGDGGADLLPLTGLTKRQGRTLLKELGAPERLYLKEPTADLLDEKPQQSDETELGISYDEIDDYLEGKEVSAKVSEALEKRYSMTEHKRQVPASMFDDWWK; this is encoded by the coding sequence ATGAGCATGCAGGAAAAGATTATGCGTGAGTTACATGTGAAGCCCTCAATTGATCCAAAGCAAGAAATTGAGGACCGAGTCAATTTTTTAAAACAATATGTAAAGAAAACCGGTGCTAAAGGCTTTGTATTGGGAATCAGCGGGGGCCAGGATTCAACACTTGCGGGAAGACTCGCTCAGCTTGCGGTGGAGAGCATTCGCGAGGAGGGCGGAGACGCTCAATTTATCGCGGTCCGTCTTCCGCATGGCACACAGCAGGATGAAGACGATGCCCAGCTTGCTTTGAAGTTTATTAAGCCGGATAAATCATGGAAGTTTGATATTAAATCGACAGTCAGCGCTTTTTCTGATCAGTATCAGCAGGAAACAGGCGATCAGCTGACGGACTTTAATAAAGGAAACGTAAAAGCAAGAACAAGAATGATCGCGCAATACGCGATCGGCGGCCAGGAAGGTCTTCTTGTGTTAGGAACAGACCATGCTGCTGAAGCAGTGACTGGTTTCTTTACGAAGTACGGTGACGGCGGAGCAGACCTCCTGCCGCTGACAGGCTTGACGAAGCGCCAGGGAAGAACCTTGCTGAAAGAGCTGGGTGCACCGGAACGCTTATACTTAAAAGAACCGACTGCCGATCTGCTCGACGAAAAACCGCAGCAGTCGGATGAAACAGAGCTTGGCATTTCCTACGACGAGATTGACGATTATCTCGAAGGAAAAGAAGTATCAGCGAAAGTATCAGAAGCGCTGGAAAAACGCTACAGCATGACTGAACATAAACGCCAGGTTCCGGCGTCTATGTTTGATGACTGGTGGAAATAA
- the tmrB gene encoding ATP-binding tunicamycin resistance protein (Evidence 1a: Function from experimental evidences in the studied strain; PubMedId: 1624425, 7766032, 15131133, 27315722; Product type f: factor) yields the protein MIIWINGAFGSGKTQTAFELHRRLNPSYVYDPEKMGFALRSMVPQEIAKDDFQSYPLWRAFNYSLLASLTDTYRGILIVPMTIVHPEYFNEIIGRLRQEGRIVHHFTLMASKETLLKRLRTRAEGKNSWAAKQIDRCVEGLSSPIFEDHIQTDNLSIQDVAENIAARAELPLDPDTRGSLRRFADRLMVKLNHIRIK from the coding sequence ATGATCATTTGGATAAACGGGGCATTCGGTTCGGGAAAAACACAAACAGCCTTCGAACTGCACAGAAGGCTGAACCCATCTTACGTGTATGATCCCGAGAAAATGGGTTTTGCGCTGCGCTCCATGGTGCCGCAGGAGATCGCAAAGGACGATTTTCAAAGCTATCCTTTATGGCGGGCGTTCAATTACAGTTTGCTAGCTTCTCTGACAGATACATACCGCGGCATCCTTATTGTGCCTATGACGATTGTACACCCTGAATACTTCAATGAGATCATCGGCAGGCTCAGACAGGAAGGCAGGATCGTTCACCACTTTACACTAATGGCTTCAAAGGAAACCTTGTTAAAAAGGCTGCGCACCAGAGCAGAAGGAAAAAACTCATGGGCCGCCAAACAAATTGACCGCTGTGTTGAAGGATTATCATCACCCATTTTTGAGGACCACATTCAAACAGACAACCTGTCGATTCAGGATGTGGCAGAGAACATTGCCGCGAGAGCCGAACTCCCATTAGATCCTGATACAAGAGGCAGCCTCCGAAGGTTCGCCGACAGATTAATGGTAAAGCTGAATCATATCCGCATCAAATAA